A part of Pirellulaceae bacterium genomic DNA contains:
- a CDS encoding signal peptidase, whose product MNSHEAHPRGSRVVARTNRGLELGEVLCEASEHAVAQMDSPPGGSVQRLATAADENESAHLRAQQEREAELCHQIIRELELPMDLVEVERVFGGERLVVYYLSEDRVDFRDLVKRLASEFRTRIEMRQIGIRDEAKILADYGDCGKPVCCNTHLTKMPPVSMRMAKLQKATLDPNKISGRCGRLKCCLRYEFDTYEEHRQSMPRIGADIITNSGRGRVVGHELLSRQLLVTMEDQRRIMIRAEDVLTVLGRSTPSPGTEPEDTGSSDDSDEDSRLDGG is encoded by the coding sequence ATGAACAGTCACGAAGCTCACCCACGTGGTTCGCGAGTCGTTGCTCGCACCAATCGCGGGCTGGAACTTGGCGAGGTGTTGTGCGAAGCTAGTGAACACGCGGTTGCCCAGATGGATTCGCCGCCCGGCGGCTCGGTTCAGCGGCTCGCAACTGCGGCTGACGAAAACGAGTCAGCGCATTTACGGGCTCAGCAGGAGCGGGAAGCCGAGTTATGCCATCAAATCATTCGCGAGCTGGAACTGCCCATGGACCTGGTGGAGGTCGAGCGGGTGTTTGGCGGCGAACGATTGGTGGTCTATTACCTTTCGGAAGATCGCGTGGACTTTCGCGATTTGGTCAAGCGACTGGCCAGCGAGTTTCGGACGCGGATCGAAATGCGACAAATCGGCATTCGCGATGAGGCCAAGATATTGGCTGACTATGGCGACTGTGGCAAGCCTGTGTGTTGCAATACACACCTCACTAAAATGCCGCCGGTCTCTATGCGAATGGCCAAGCTACAAAAGGCGACGTTGGACCCCAATAAGATCTCGGGCCGCTGTGGTCGATTGAAGTGCTGCTTGCGATATGAATTCGATACCTATGAAGAACATCGCCAGAGTATGCCGCGCATCGGTGCGGACATCATCACCAACAGCGGTCGTGGGCGGGTAGTTGGCCATGAGTTATTGAGTCGCCAACTGTTGGTGACGATGGAAGACCAGCGCAGAATTATGATTCGAGCAGAAGATGTGCTGACCGTGCTAGGCCGATCCACACCCAGCCCAGGCACCGAGCCCGAAGACACAGGCAGTTCAGACGATTCTGACGAAGATTCTAGGCTGGACGGCGGATGA
- the fliE gene encoding flagellar hook-basal body complex protein FliE, which yields MQLHMPITQQLRAYQAKTHGQPEMPTSGSFMSLLSSGVQAVNQAQQHSDQQVHALLTGGDVQQAEVLTAVQKADMAFRLLIQIRNKLLTAYEELNAIRV from the coding sequence ATGCAGTTGCACATGCCGATCACGCAACAACTGCGGGCCTACCAGGCCAAGACGCACGGGCAGCCGGAAATGCCAACTTCGGGTTCATTCATGAGTCTGCTGTCGTCCGGCGTTCAGGCCGTCAATCAGGCCCAGCAGCATTCCGACCAGCAGGTCCATGCACTGCTCACGGGCGGCGACGTTCAACAAGCCGAAGTGTTAACCGCCGTTCAAAAGGCTGACATGGCGTTTCGACTACTGATTCAAATCCGCAATAAACTGCTAACTGCGTATGAAGAGCTGAACGCGATTCGCGTCTGA
- the glpK gene encoding glycerol kinase GlpK: MTQYILALDQGTTSSRALLVRHDGSLAGVAQQEFTQFFPQPGWVEHDAEEIWSSQLAVARSVLRKAKVKASEIAAIGITNQRETTVVWNRLTGQPLHRAIVWQDRRTADHCDRIRKRGLAELFTDKTGLVVDAYFSGTKLAWILDNVPHARAAAKRGELAFGTVDSWLLWKLSGGTQAAGAVHRTDVTNASRTMLCNIHTCQWDQELLKALKIPANVLPEICPSSGVVGHSVKSLLGHSLPIAALAGDQHAALFGQMCLQPGMVKNTYGTGCFMLMNVGNQPRASQNRLLSTVAWQTDQQPMYALEGSIFIAGAVVQWLRDGLKIIKTAADVQRLASQVPDNGGVYLVPAFAGLGAPHWDAYARGTIVGLTRGTTAAHIARAALESIAFQTADVLDAMHADSKLKIRALRVDGGAAMNDLLMQFQADILGVPVVRPKTFEATALGAGYLAGLAVGFWDSPTQIQQQWQADRTFEPQMKAAAVKAMRATWSRALQRSTQWAS, encoded by the coding sequence ATGACCCAATATATTTTGGCGCTTGATCAAGGCACAACCAGCTCTCGAGCGCTGTTGGTGCGGCACGACGGTAGTCTGGCCGGCGTGGCACAGCAGGAATTCACTCAGTTTTTTCCGCAGCCAGGCTGGGTTGAGCACGATGCGGAGGAGATTTGGAGTAGCCAATTGGCAGTGGCTCGCAGTGTGTTGCGAAAGGCAAAGGTCAAGGCGTCTGAGATTGCAGCCATTGGCATTACGAATCAGCGCGAGACGACCGTCGTTTGGAATCGACTGACCGGCCAGCCACTGCATCGCGCTATCGTATGGCAAGATCGACGAACGGCAGATCACTGTGATCGCATTCGCAAACGAGGTCTGGCCGAGCTGTTCACCGACAAGACTGGATTGGTTGTCGATGCCTATTTTTCAGGAACCAAGCTGGCGTGGATACTCGATAATGTGCCACACGCTCGTGCTGCGGCCAAACGCGGCGAGTTGGCGTTTGGCACAGTGGACTCTTGGTTGTTATGGAAACTGAGCGGTGGGACACAGGCTGCCGGAGCCGTTCATCGAACCGACGTGACCAACGCCAGCCGGACCATGCTGTGCAACATTCATACCTGTCAGTGGGATCAAGAGCTTCTGAAAGCACTCAAGATTCCGGCCAATGTATTGCCAGAGATTTGCCCATCCAGTGGCGTAGTGGGACATTCTGTGAAGTCTCTGCTGGGACATTCCTTGCCCATCGCCGCCTTGGCGGGCGACCAACATGCGGCACTGTTTGGTCAAATGTGCTTGCAACCGGGCATGGTCAAGAATACCTACGGCACCGGATGCTTCATGCTGATGAATGTTGGCAACCAACCGCGTGCTTCGCAAAACCGATTGCTGTCAACCGTGGCTTGGCAGACAGATCAACAACCGATGTATGCGTTGGAAGGCAGCATCTTCATTGCCGGCGCCGTCGTACAGTGGCTGCGCGACGGCTTAAAGATTATCAAGACCGCCGCCGATGTGCAGCGCTTGGCCAGTCAGGTTCCAGATAACGGTGGCGTCTACTTGGTGCCAGCCTTTGCGGGCTTGGGGGCACCGCACTGGGACGCTTACGCGCGCGGAACCATCGTTGGATTGACACGTGGCACAACCGCTGCTCACATCGCGAGGGCGGCGCTTGAGTCCATAGCGTTTCAAACAGCCGACGTGCTGGATGCCATGCATGCCGATTCGAAATTGAAAATTCGCGCGCTCCGGGTCGATGGCGGTGCGGCAATGAACGATTTGTTGATGCAGTTTCAGGCCGACATCTTGGGAGTGCCCGTGGTGCGTCCCAAGACCTTCGAGGCGACTGCACTGGGCGCGGGCTATTTGGCCGGCTTGGCAGTGGGATTCTGGGATAGCCCGACTCAGATTCAACAGCAATGGCAAGCTGATCGAACATTTGAGCCACAGATGAAGGCCGCCGCTGTTAAAGCTATGCGGGCCACTTGGAGCCGAGCGCTGCAGCGGTCAACCCAGTGGGCGAGCTGA
- the flgC gene encoding flagellar basal body rod protein FlgC, translating to MFSALDVSTSALVAQRIRLNAVSANIANVSTLKDESGQAKPYQPRFTVFQTDETLAAAGGAPGVKVASVETSDAEPLYRYQPDHPLAISEGQWKGYVAYPNINLNEQMVDALEATRSYEANIGVMEISKSLGRQSLSIIA from the coding sequence ATGTTCAGTGCTTTGGATGTCAGTACCAGCGCGTTGGTTGCGCAACGAATCCGGCTCAACGCCGTGTCTGCCAACATTGCCAATGTTAGCACCTTGAAGGACGAAAGTGGTCAGGCCAAGCCCTATCAACCGCGTTTCACCGTGTTTCAAACCGACGAAACGCTGGCGGCAGCAGGCGGTGCTCCTGGCGTTAAAGTTGCCTCCGTCGAGACCAGCGATGCTGAACCGCTGTATCGTTATCAGCCTGACCATCCGCTAGCGATCAGCGAAGGACAATGGAAAGGCTATGTGGCCTATCCCAATATCAATTTAAACGAACAGATGGTCGACGCGCTCGAAGCGACTCGATCCTACGAAGCCAATATCGGGGTTATGGAAATTAGCAAGAGCCTGGGGCGGCAGTCACTCTCCATCATCGCGTAG
- a CDS encoding SDR family oxidoreductase, translated as MVAIKRILVTGGAGFLGSHICERLVAEGHDVICLDNFFTSQKSNVAHLLDRPNFELIRHDVTLPIFLEVDEIYHMACPAAPGHYQFNPIKTSKTSILGSLNMLGMAKRCGAKVLLASTSEVYGDPEVHPQPESYRGSVNPIGPRACYDEGKRVAETLFMDYHRMNKLNIRIVRIFNTYGPRIHPYDGRVVSNFIRQALTGNDITIFGDGSQTRSFCYRDDLVEGIVRLMNGPDRFVGPCNLGNPGEFTIRELAELVIELTGARVKLVQRPLPADDPTRRRPDITLAKKELNWQPSITLREGLVQTIDWFRSIDLGHYRPPTPNFV; from the coding sequence GTGGTCGCGATCAAACGTATTCTGGTTACGGGTGGAGCCGGTTTCCTAGGCTCGCATATCTGCGAACGTCTGGTCGCCGAAGGTCATGACGTTATCTGCTTGGACAATTTCTTTACCAGTCAAAAGTCCAATGTGGCGCATCTATTGGATCGACCGAATTTTGAACTCATTCGTCACGATGTAACGCTACCCATCTTCTTGGAAGTGGACGAAATCTACCACATGGCGTGCCCCGCAGCGCCAGGGCACTATCAGTTCAATCCAATCAAGACCAGCAAGACCAGCATTCTTGGTTCGCTGAACATGCTGGGTATGGCCAAGCGTTGCGGGGCCAAAGTGCTGTTGGCTAGCACCTCGGAAGTGTACGGAGATCCGGAGGTGCATCCGCAGCCTGAAAGCTATCGCGGCAGTGTGAATCCGATTGGACCGCGTGCCTGTTACGATGAAGGCAAGCGTGTCGCCGAGACATTGTTCATGGATTACCATCGCATGAACAAATTGAACATTCGCATCGTGCGGATTTTCAATACCTACGGTCCTCGCATACATCCCTACGATGGTCGGGTCGTTTCCAACTTCATTCGCCAAGCCTTGACTGGCAACGACATCACCATCTTTGGCGATGGCAGTCAGACACGCAGTTTTTGTTACCGCGACGACCTGGTCGAGGGCATTGTGCGATTGATGAATGGACCAGATCGCTTCGTGGGTCCATGTAATTTGGGCAATCCCGGTGAATTCACGATCCGCGAATTGGCCGAGTTGGTCATCGAGTTGACCGGTGCGCGTGTGAAATTGGTTCAGCGCCCGCTGCCAGCCGACGATCCCACGCGGCGCCGCCCCGATATCACTTTGGCCAAGAAAGAACTAAACTGGCAACCCTCAATTACCTTGCGCGAAGGACTGGTGCAAACAATTGACTGGTTTCGCTCGATCGACCTGGGGCACTATCGACCACCGACGCCCAACTTTGTTTAA